From Musa acuminata AAA Group cultivar baxijiao chromosome BXJ3-8, Cavendish_Baxijiao_AAA, whole genome shotgun sequence, one genomic window encodes:
- the LOC103993139 gene encoding probable indole-3-pyruvate monooxygenase YUCCA5, with product MAGMTDRAQCFPPRCVWVNGPIIVGAGPSGLAVAACLKEHGVPFVVLERSDCIASLWQKRTYDRLKLHLPKQFCQLPKFPFPDDFPEYPTKKQFIDYLESYAQHFQIRPRFNQSVQSARFDETYGLWLVRTVGSGTAAASRCHEVEYISRWLVVATGENAEKVVPELVGLGEFGGDLMHVCDYKSGEAYRGKRALVVGCGNSGMEICLDLCDYGAFPAMVVRDSVHVLPREVLGKSTFELAALLMNWLPLWLVDKTLLVLARLVLGNVEKYGLRRPSTGPVELKNTEGRTPVLDVGALGKIRSGDIKVVPGIKRFSPGKVELVDGRILHIDSVILATGYRSNVPQWLQGCDFFSKDGFPKTPFPNGWKGQCGLYTVGFTRRGLSGVSSDAVRIADDIGSMWKEELKLARRPIACHGRCISQI from the exons ATGGCCGGCATGACCGATCGAGCACAGTGCTTTCCCCCAAGATGTGTGTGGGTGAACGGTCCGATCATCGTCGGAGCTGGCCCGTCCGGCTTAGCCGTCGCAGCGTGCCTGAAGGAGCACGGCGTGCCCTTCGTCGTCCTCGAGCGGTCCGACTGCATTGCCTCCCTCTGGCAAAAGCGTACCTACGACCGCTTGAAGCTCCACCTCCCCAAGCAGTTCTGCCAGCTTCCCAAGTTCCCCTTCCCCGATGATTTCCCCGAGTATCCTACCAAGAAGCAGTTCATAGATTACTTGGAGTCGTACGCTCAGCACTTCCAGATCCGCCCGCGGTTCAACCAGTCCGTGCAGTCGGCGAGGTTCGATGAAACGTACGGATTGTGGCTGGTGAGGACTGTAGGGTCCGGCACCGCGGCAGCAAGCCGGTGCCACGAGGTAGAGTACATTAGCAGGTGGCTGGTGGTGGCGACCGGCGAGAATGCAGAGAAGGTAGTCCCCGAGCTGGTGGGCCTGGGGGAGTTCGGCGGCGACCTGATGCATGTCTGCGACTACAAGTCTGGCGAGGCCTACCGCGGGAAGCGCGCGTTGGTGGTCGGCTGTGGCAACTCCGGCATGGAGATCTGCCTCGATCTCTGCGACTACGGTGCCTTCCCGGCTATGGTGGTCCGCGATTCG GTTCATGTTCTGCCGCGGGAGGTTCTCGGGAAATCGACATTCGAGTTGGCCGCTCTCCTGATGAATTGGCTGCCGCTGTGGCTAGTGGACAAGACTTTGCTGGTGTTGGCGCGGCTTGTGCTGGGCAACGTAGAGAAGTACGGCCTGAGGAGGCCTTCAACCGGTCCTGTGGAGCTCAAGAACACAGAGGGGAGGACCCCTGTTCTGGACGTAGGAGCTCTTGGTAAGATAAGATCCGGTGACATCAAAGTGGTCCCCGGAATCAAGAGGTTCTCCCCGGGAAAAGTCGAGCTCGTCGACGGCCGAATCCTCCACATTGACTCCGTCATCTTGGCGACGGGATACCGCAGCAACGTCCCTCAGTGGCTTCAG GGATGTGATTTCTTCTCCAAAGATGGGTTTCCCAAGACGCCATTCCCAAACGGGTGGAAAGGACAGTGTGGACTCTACACTGTCGGTTTCACGAGGAGAGGCCTCTCTGGCGTTTCCTCGGATGCAGTGAGGATAGCCGACGACATCGGCAGTATGTGGAAAGAGGAACTGAAGTTGGCGAGGAGACCCATCGCCTGCCATGGGAGATGCATCTCGCAGATCTAA